GGACTGGGGGTGATTACTTCGGACCGCGCCCGCGCCCGCGACGGACGGCCCCGACCGGCTGGTTCCTTGCCCCATCCGGTCCGTGGGCCTCACCGACCCGGTCCTTACGTTGTCACTCTCACCTTCAGAGTGCTAACGCAATGATTAGCACTCGACCCCCGAGAGTGCAAGGCGCGCTCGCGTAGCGAGTGCTCGTTGAGGGGTGGTGGTCGGGTGACGGGCGGGCGCAAGCGCCTTCCAGGGATCGGGCGGGGCAGTCAGCCGCCTGCGAACACCGCCCGGCGCGCCGTTCGAACAGGCCGAAGGGCCCGCACCCCGGGGGGTACGGGCCCTTCTGAGAAGACCGGTCGCTTGAGCGTTGGTCGTGGTGCGCGTTCAGGCAGCGACGCGAACCATGTCGGCCTGCGGTCCCTTCTGGCCCTGCGAGATCTCGAACTCGACCCGCTGGCCCTCTTCAAGGGTGCGGTAGCCGTCCATCTGAATCGCGCTGTAGTGGACGAAAACATCCGCACCACCGTCGACCGCGATGAAGCCGTACCCCTTCTCCGCGTTGAACCACTTGACGGTGCCCTGAGCCATGCCTAACTCCCCTATTACTGGCCCTTGCACAGATCCACACTTCGCGGATCCGGGTCAGACCTCACCCCCCACGGTTGGGGGCGTGCGCCGGAACGCGTCGACCGCGGCCGAATGTATCTGTCCAACTGCCCTCTGCAACAGGTCAATCGGACGAGAATTCTGGACGCGCAGGGTCCGGAATGTGGGGAGAATTCGCCTGAATTCGGGTCAAGTCGGGCCACACAAAAAGAACAAAAGCCGCGAAAGACGCGCACACTTTGGCTACATCTTGTCGGGCTCGCGGCAGGAATTCAGGGTTCCGATCAGGGGATCGGGATCGCGTTCCCCAACTGTACCCCGCTCAATCACACAGAATTGCCCCCTCCGCTTCTCTCACGGAGGGGGCAATTCGATGAACTCTCAGTAACGGCCGTTACCGAAGGTAATAATCAAGCCGGTCGACCGGTTCAGCCGCCGGCGACGGCGGGAATGATCGACACACCGGCACCGTCCGGCGTCGCCGTCT
This is a stretch of genomic DNA from Streptomyces hawaiiensis. It encodes these proteins:
- a CDS encoding cold-shock protein, translating into MAQGTVKWFNAEKGYGFIAVDGGADVFVHYSAIQMDGYRTLEEGQRVEFEISQGQKGPQADMVRVAA